From the Hemicordylus capensis ecotype Gifberg chromosome 1, rHemCap1.1.pri, whole genome shotgun sequence genome, the window TTCTTTTGTAAGTTTCTAGATAAAAAAAATCGTGATTTGAACAAGTGAGAAATGTTCATAATGTGAATGTCTACaatgatgattttaaaaacatctttaaagtgGAAGGAGTATATGAATTTTGTGTCAGATACTTGATGTTCTGAGAAGTATTTTGTATAAGAGACTTTGTGTTTtactctgcgtgtgtgtgtgtgtgtgtgtgtgtgtgtgtgtgtgtgtgtgtgatgtagaAACAATAAAGAAAGCCGAGTTTTATGCATGTATTATCACTGGGAAGCTTTGTTTGTGACTGTCAAGTATATTTTTGtgctgtaaaatatatttacatGTGATTATCACATGCAAACCTCCAAATATTGTGCACTGCTGCCTATTTTGAAAGTACTTTCCATGAAGTAATTTTGTCATACTTGAAGCTGCCTTAATTGGCTGATTCTGGGTCTTCCTTTTATCTTTTCTGTATTACAAATATGTTCTTCCTTCCATTTTCTTTTCATAGTTATATATAAAACCAGCTTGCTGCATCTCCAACCCCGGCAAATGACCATATATCTTCCAGAAGTGCGGAAGATTTCCATGGACTATATAAACTTGCCTGTCTTCAACCCTAATGTTTTTAGCGAAGACGAAGATGATTTGCCAGGTGAGGTTTTCTGTAACTGAGTGTCTGTAGTCCTATGGGATATGAGAAGTTTGATTATTCTTACTTGTAATAAAAAGCCCAAAGTACCAATATTTCATTAGAGAGAGATGTTTGGGGTAGTAATGTGACAATTCTGGAGTCTGTTCTTTTTAGGGGGAGGGATCTGTGACAAGGAATCTGTGACAAGACTATGAACCCTGAAAAAGGACTCAAATGATCCAAAAAGGCCGCTGGACCTTGAGATGCTCCCACCAGTGTCATCAGGTGCCTTCTGGGACCTAGAGGTTTTCCTGAAGTCTGCACACTTCCCAACTGAATGGACCTTCCCCACCATCCATCCGCCCACCCTCACACACACTTTGTGTATCTTACCagtggggatggaaagggcctTCCATTTCCAGGTGGTGAAAAGCACATCCAGGATAGGAGAGGCACATGTTTCCAGAAGGCCTTGGGCAATACTGGGTATGCAAGATACATCCAAGACAGCTAGGGATTTTGGGATTTGTAGTATCCATGATCTTTGGCTTTCTTGGATGCCCCTTGTGTGCACTGCAGCCTTCCTGAATCCTGATGCCTTCCTGACCTGGATGGGAGTTCCTGCACTGCTCTCATGGTTTCTGTAAgacaggggtccccagatgttgttggactacaactgtggttttagcttggattttaatttgtttagcttaatttggttaattatTTGTCTGATTTTAAATTTCATAAATGttttgagctgccccaagcagtagtgtaacggagtataaatattttaaattaaataaataaactcccatCATACACAGCCAGAATGGCCAAAGGCCTGATTGGAATTGtagaccagcaacatctggggatccaaggctgggaacccttgcTATCAGGAATGTAAAGTTGGAGGGAGACAAggaggtaaagataaagtgtgctgtcgaggtGGTGTTGACTCcgggcaaccatagagccctgtggttgtctttggtagaataccatgtagtatgagatgatgcctttcagcatcttcatatatcgctgctgcacaatataggtgtttcccatagtctgggaaacataccagctgggattcgaaccggcaacctctggcttgataatcaagtcgtTTCCCTGGCAAAGAGTGCATACTACAGTGAGGATTCTAGGCTTCATGACACTTTTTCAGTGAAGTCACTGGGAGCATAACATGGCCTAGAAGCCCTGGCAATTCATAATTAATCTGTTTCTTTAGAAAAACACATGCAATTTAGGTTTAGCAGATGACATCTTAagagaggcgctcttactcctggacttctgggctgaagtccagggcctctacagtccctgggcccccccaaattctctttactctgtcccaggtggtgtggtcacccagccgagcatgatgatgcttaatttgcaggggagcggggggcctttaaaggcctttaggtcaaagctccaaaattacctaggtgcacctctgcatcttAATTGACCCACTTAAAAGTGATCAATTGTGAATGGAATGCAGGCACTTGCTTTGGACTTCTTGAGAGCTTAAAGGGCATTTTCAGAATTGAGAACTAAATCATTAGGTTTCAATATTACTTCATTTAGAAATTTGAAAGCTGACTAAGGGTGACTTTATGCAAGATGGAAATAATAGCAATCAGTAAGGTAATAGGGATCACTTGCATGTGTACCCTGGTTCAGAGTAACAGAGCAGGTTCAAAAGCCAAATAAGCAACATTTGCCCAAATGGTGGATTAACAAATAATCAAACAAATGTCTCCTATAACAAGGAATTAATCTAATATGTCTCTTGTGCAGGAAGTTGTTAATGCTATATGatatgtgtgttgttgttgttgtttttgtcatAGTGACTGGAGCTTCTGGAGTTCCTGAGAACAACCCACCTTGCACTGTAAACATCCCGATTGCGCCTATTCACAGTTCAGCACAAGCAATGTCACCAACTCAGAGCATTGGGTTGGTTCAGTCATTGCTGGCCAATCAGAATGTGCAGTTGGACGTCCTTGCCAATCAGACAACAGCTGTGGCAGCGGCAGATCATGTGACAGATAATGCAGTCCACTACCCAATCCCAAGCAGGTACTCCAACCCAGGCCAGGTGATATTTGGCGGAGTAGAAATGGGGCGCATCATCCAGGCGCCCCCTCAGTTATCCCTGCCACCTCAGGGTGCTATCCAGATGGCAGTTGTGGACCACAGAGATGGAGACCGAGACCATGACCACCTACAAAAAGCTAAAATGTTACGTCCAGTTCCACAGCTagctgaaggagaagcagctgtCTTCAGCACTGCCCAAGAAATTCAGATGAACAAAATGAACCCTCCTCCTCCATACCCTGGAACCATACCAGCAGCTCCTAccacagctcctcctcctccacctgtccCTCCGCAACCTCCCTTGGACCTCTGTTTGAAAAAGGGTGATTTCCCCCTTTATTCAGCAGGGCATTATCAGACTCCTCTTGGCTATGAGAGAATAACCACCTTTGACAGCAGCGGGAATGTTGAGGAGGTATGCCGACCTCGGACGCGGATGCTGTGTACCCAGAACACATACACTTTGCCGGGTCCTGGCAGCTCTGCTACCTTAAGGATCACTTCATCAGAGAAGAAGATTCAGCAGCCCTGTACCAGTGCTACCCTGAACAGGCTCACGGTTCCACGCTACTCCATTCCAACTGGGGATCCACCGCCATACCCAGAGATTGCAGCCCAGCTCTCTCAGGGCCGTGGCCTCACGCAGAGGCTGGACAATAGCATCATCCATGCCACTCTGCGGAGGAATAGCAGAGAGGCAGCACTGAAAATGGCTCAGCTGGTCGACAGCCAGAGAGCCACTCTGCAGCTTCCGCCAAAACTAAAGAGCAACGTTGTGGCCGCCCAGTACCAGCCAAGGGTGCCGACAGCACTATACACCTGCAGTCAGtgcagcagcaatggtggcagcagcaacactaACAGTGGATGTGGGAACATCAATAGTGCCAACACTAACAGCAGCACTTCTGGCATCAGCAGCATGAGGCCAGATGTAACAATGGGGAGCAGCTCTCAGCACAGCTCTGTTATCGCACATTCGGTCAGTACTTCACCTTTGGCCTCACAGTCCTCTTACAACTTGCTGAGCCCACCTGACAGCTCTCGTGAACGGACAGATTATGTAAACTCTGCCTTCATGGAGGACGAGGCTCTCTCTCAGCACTGCCCAGTGGAGAAATCAATGCGCCATGTCCCTATAGCCATGGCAGAGCCTGGCATTGGTGTAAAAAGACCACCCCCCTACCAGTGGGAACCGATGGTGAGTGAGGAAATATGGGTTCCTCAGGAAAGGACAGCTCCGAGTACTTTACCTAACCCTGTTAAACCTGCCCCTCTAGTAATTGGTCAAGCTCAGCATCTGGATATATCCCGAGCACCATTTGTTTCCCCCAAATCTCCAACCAGTCCCACTACCACCTTCCAGATGAGTTACGGAGTTGGAGCCCCATATGTAGGGAGCTACagtgttcctcctcctccacctactcctcttcaaggaatgcaGGTCCCCTGTTCTCCCAAAGAAGCTCTGGCCCCACCCCAGATTGCACAACAGGAACCAACAGTTGTGCTTCAGCCAGGTTATCCCTCTAACCTCTCTTATTGCCCCTTGCCCCCCATGTACCCTGGAAATAGCACTTGCTCGAGTTTACAGCTGCCACCAATGGCCTTGCACCCATGGAATTCCTACAGCACATGCCCACCTGCTGTGCAAAGTGCTCAAGGCACTCTGCCCCCCAAGTCACTACTAGTGGTGGAGAAACCTGTTATGTCTCCACCACAAGCAGAGCCTCAAGGTCACGTGGGTACAGATGCGATGGCAGAGACAGCGGACAACTTCCAAGAAGTACTCTCCCTGACAGAAAGCCCTGTTCCTCAACGGACAGACAAGTTTGGGAAGAAGAATCGGAAGCGGCTGGATAGCCGAGCAGATGAAGGAAACATGCAGGCTATCACAGAGGGAAAGGTCAAAAAGGAGGCGAGGACAACGCTGACCGACTTCAACTCGCTGATCTCCAGCCCTAGACtgggcagggagaagaagaaggtcaAAAGTCAGAAGGACCAGCTGAAGTCAAAAAAGCTGAACAAGATTAACGAATTTCAGGACAGTTCAGAAAGTGAGCCTGAACTGTTTATTAGTGGGGATGAACTGATGAATCAGAGCCAGGGCAGTAAAAAGGGGTGGAAAACCAAAAGGAACTTGAGGACTGCCAGTGAACTGGATGAATTTAAGTGCCGGAAAGCAAACGAAAAGGAGGACGGACGGctgggaagccagggctttgtgTATGTAATGGCCAACAAGCAGCCCTTGTGGAATGAGGCAACCCAAGTCTATCAGTTGGACTTTGGAGGGCGAGTGACCCAAGAATCTGCAAAAAACTTCCAGATTGAGCTGGAAGGGAGACAGGTAGGACAGCAAGTAGGACATTCAAGGCTCTTTCTTATGTTAGGGCTTGACATATGTATTAAATACAGTCTGATGTGACTTCTTTCAAACAATACAGATGTTTTCCTATACTTAAATTTGTACAAACACCATGCTACCTATGTTTTAGAGATTGGTAGTGGGCCACAAGAAAGTGGCTTTCCTTCCTGCCCCGCTTTTCATGTGCATAATTCCCCTTCGCCTTCTGCAGAGTTTTATCTTGTTACATTTGATTCTTGTTAACCCTGTTTAAAACCCAAGGATTTTCCTAAACTCCAGAACCCAGATTTAATCAGGACTTTATAATAGCCTTGAATATATAATACACATGGTGGTATAATGTAATATAAtacatattataatataatatacaacaacaacaacaacaataataatatattattattattatatacatacaataatataatatataataattatattattattataagaatataataatgtaatataatatggTGGTATAATGTAataatagagccagcgtggtgtagtggttagagtgctggactaggaccggggagacccaagttcaaatccccattcagccatgatacttgctgagtgactctgggccagtcacttctctctcagcctaacctacttcacagggttgttgtgaggagaaacttaagtatgtagtacaccgctctgggctccttggaggaagagtgggatataaaatgtaaaaataataataataataaaatatatagtaTGTATTATATTAAAGACTAGTCatgaagcccgttacattaacgggcgctaggaggaTGATTATCAGGCGCGCTGCCGTGACCCGCTTCTCCGGGCCGCTCGCTCCGCCGCTGTTGGCCCCCACAATGATGGCAGCCTGCAAGTCCCCTCAGCAATTGGCTAAATTCCAGGAACCTTTTTGGAAAACAAAATTCTCGCCTCTGCTTTGTTGTGTGATTTTCCAGTTCCCTACTAGCCATCGGAAGGCTGAGAAGTCAAGTCACTATAGACTTGAGCTGTGATACTCATCAGTCATTTTTGCAATCATGTTACATCCAGGtagcccagaaacaacaaaaatgagTGAGAGCTCATTCACTTGAATTAGCTGAACTGCTTGGATATTGTGCTGATATGGCCTCCCCAGCATACTCTCTTTGATTCAGTC encodes:
- the TULP4 gene encoding tubby-related protein 4 isoform X2; amino-acid sequence: MNIFSKRLAVVFFFQNVDEIAIPYGPAAYPVLVQNTKPLLTVSFTSGDISLMNNYDDLSPTIIRSGLKDVVAQWCTQGDLLAVAGMEKLSQLAEFSSASFLKSALVKFYNVHGEHIYTLETSVQRPIISICWGHRDSRLLMASGPALYVVRVEHRVSSLQLLCQQTIASSLRDDKDISKLTLPPRLCSYLTTAFTPTIKPPIPDPNNMRDFVSYPTSGNERLHCTMKRTEDDPEVGGPCYTLYLEYLGGLVPILKGRRISKLRPEFVIMDPKTDGKADEIYGNSLISTVIDSCNCSDSSDIELSDDWAAKKSPKITRASKSPKLPRINIEARKSPKLSRAAQEISRSPRLPIRKPSIGSPNLTRREFPLEDITQHNYLAQVTSNIWGTKFKIVGLAAFLPTNLGAVIYKTSLLHLQPRQMTIYLPEVRKISMDYINLPVFNPNVFSEDEDDLPVTGASGVPENNPPCTVNIPIAPIHSSAQAMSPTQSIGLVQSLLANQNVQLDVLANQTTAVAAADHVTDNAVHYPIPSRYSNPGQVIFGGVEMGRIIQAPPQLSLPPQGAIQMAVVDHRDGDRDHDHLQKAKMLRPVPQLAEGEAAVFSTAQEIQMNKMNPPPPYPGTIPAAPTTAPPPPPVPPQPPLDLCLKKGDFPLYSAGHYQTPLGYERITTFDSSGNVEEVCRPRTRMLCTQNTYTLPGPGSSATLRITSSEKKIQQPCTSATLNRLTVPRYSIPTGDPPPYPEIAAQLSQGRGLTQRLDNSIIHATLRRNSREAALKMAQLVDSQRATLQLPPKLKSNVVAAQYQPRVPTALYTCSQCSSNGGSSNTNSGCGNINSANTNSSTSGISSMRPDVTMGSSSQHSSVIAHSVSTSPLASQSSYNLLSPPDSSRERTDYVNSAFMEDEALSQHCPVEKSMRHVPIAMAEPGIGVKRPPPYQWEPMVSEEIWVPQERTAPSTLPNPVKPAPLVIGQAQHLDISRAPFVSPKSPTSPTTTFQMSYGVGAPYVGSYSVPPPPPTPLQGMQVPCSPKEALAPPQIAQQEPTVVLQPGYPSNLSYCPLPPMYPGNSTCSSLQLPPMALHPWNSYSTCPPAVQSAQGTLPPKSLLVVEKPVMSPPQAEPQGHVGTDAMAETADNFQEVLSLTESPVPQRTDKFGKKNRKRLDSRADEGNMQAITEGKVKKEARTTLTDFNSLISSPRLGREKKKVKSQKDQLKSKKLNKINEFQDSSESEPELFISGDELMNQSQGSKKGWKTKRNLRTASELDEFKCRKANEKEDGRLGSQGFVYVMANKQPLWNEATQVYQLDFGGRVTQESAKNFQIELEGRQVMQFGRIDGNAYILDFQYPFSAVQAFAVALANVTQRLK
- the TULP4 gene encoding tubby-related protein 4 isoform X1, whose protein sequence is MYAAVEHGPVLCSDSNILCLSWKGRVPKSEKEKPVCRRRYYEEGWLATGNGRGVVGVTFTSSHCRRDRNTPQRINFNLRGHNSEVVLVRWNEPFQKLATCDADGGIFVWIQYEGRWSVELVNDRGAQVSDFTWSHDGTQALISYRDGFVLVGSVSGQRHWSSEINLESQITCGIWTPDDQQVLFGTADGQVIVMDCHGRMLAHVLLHESDGILSMSWNYPSFLVEDSSESDTDSDDYSPPQDGPAAYPVLVQNTKPLLTVSFTSGDISLMNNYDDLSPTIIRSGLKDVVAQWCTQGDLLAVAGMEKLSQLAEFSSASFLKSALVKFYNVHGEHIYTLETSVQRPIISICWGHRDSRLLMASGPALYVVRVEHRVSSLQLLCQQTIASSLRDDKDISKLTLPPRLCSYLTTAFTPTIKPPIPDPNNMRDFVSYPTSGNERLHCTMKRTEDDPEVGGPCYTLYLEYLGGLVPILKGRRISKLRPEFVIMDPKTDGKADEIYGNSLISTVIDSCNCSDSSDIELSDDWAAKKSPKITRASKSPKLPRINIEARKSPKLSRAAQEISRSPRLPIRKPSIGSPNLTRREFPLEDITQHNYLAQVTSNIWGTKFKIVGLAAFLPTNLGAVIYKTSLLHLQPRQMTIYLPEVRKISMDYINLPVFNPNVFSEDEDDLPVTGASGVPENNPPCTVNIPIAPIHSSAQAMSPTQSIGLVQSLLANQNVQLDVLANQTTAVAAADHVTDNAVHYPIPSRYSNPGQVIFGGVEMGRIIQAPPQLSLPPQGAIQMAVVDHRDGDRDHDHLQKAKMLRPVPQLAEGEAAVFSTAQEIQMNKMNPPPPYPGTIPAAPTTAPPPPPVPPQPPLDLCLKKGDFPLYSAGHYQTPLGYERITTFDSSGNVEEVCRPRTRMLCTQNTYTLPGPGSSATLRITSSEKKIQQPCTSATLNRLTVPRYSIPTGDPPPYPEIAAQLSQGRGLTQRLDNSIIHATLRRNSREAALKMAQLVDSQRATLQLPPKLKSNVVAAQYQPRVPTALYTCSQCSSNGGSSNTNSGCGNINSANTNSSTSGISSMRPDVTMGSSSQHSSVIAHSVSTSPLASQSSYNLLSPPDSSRERTDYVNSAFMEDEALSQHCPVEKSMRHVPIAMAEPGIGVKRPPPYQWEPMVSEEIWVPQERTAPSTLPNPVKPAPLVIGQAQHLDISRAPFVSPKSPTSPTTTFQMSYGVGAPYVGSYSVPPPPPTPLQGMQVPCSPKEALAPPQIAQQEPTVVLQPGYPSNLSYCPLPPMYPGNSTCSSLQLPPMALHPWNSYSTCPPAVQSAQGTLPPKSLLVVEKPVMSPPQAEPQGHVGTDAMAETADNFQEVLSLTESPVPQRTDKFGKKNRKRLDSRADEGNMQAITEGKVKKEARTTLTDFNSLISSPRLGREKKKVKSQKDQLKSKKLNKINEFQDSSESEPELFISGDELMNQSQGSKKGWKTKRNLRTASELDEFKCRKANEKEDGRLGSQGFVYVMANKQPLWNEATQVYQLDFGGRVTQESAKNFQIELEGRQVMQFGRIDGNAYILDFQYPFSAVQAFAVALANVTQRLK